In Ostrea edulis chromosome 10, xbOstEdul1.1, whole genome shotgun sequence, one genomic interval encodes:
- the LOC130050798 gene encoding THAP domain-containing protein 11-like, whose translation MVKGCCVHGCTANSSSNSDRNFFIIPKESNRRERWLRAINRAHVNEDGSVDQNKLWAPTSGHNYVCSAHFVSGKKVNDPCHPDFVPSVFPQNEDSAFSKSSKKVERYKRTLKRHIAETESGGQKVTARKKLKLLDQQSPEYHKRTLSEHSYVKNLQIDIDEHSGEVNCDESCDYYPNSVSVQTDILPIRQPLEESER comes from the exons ATGGTCAAGGGATGTTGTGTACATGGCTGCACAGCGAACAGTTCATCAAACTCAGATAGAAACTTCTTTATTATACCAAAAGAGTCGAATCGAAGAGAAAGATGGCTTCGAGCAATTAATCGGGCCCATGTGAACGAAGACGGAAGCGTCGATCAGAATAAGTTGTGGGCTCCAACATCGGGGCATAACTACGTGTGTTCTGCCCATTTTGTATCTG GTAAAAAAGTAAATGACCCTTGTCATCCTGACTTTGTGCCCTCGGTATTTCCTCAAAATGAGGATTCTGCCTTCAGCAAATCCTCGAAGAAAGTGGAAAGGTACAAGCGTACCTTGAAGCGACATATTGCAGAAACAG AGTCTGGAGGACAGAAGGTCACTGCCAGAAAGAAGCTTAAACTACTTGACCAGCAGTCACCTGAATATCATAAAAGAACTTTGAGTGAACATTCATATGTTAAAAACCTACAGATAGATATTGACGAACACTCAGGCGAAGTGAATTGTGATGAGTCTTGTGATTATTATCCAAACAGTGTGTCTGTTCAAACTGATATCCTTCCCATAAGACAACCTTTAGAGGAGTCAGAGAGGTAA